A region of Candidatus Afararchaeum irisae DNA encodes the following proteins:
- a CDS encoding fused MFS/spermidine synthase yields the protein MPLLIQNNTKRVLFIGGGGFTGPKAFVSTYDDIQVDVVEIDPAVIRTAKTYFGVNDSDRLNIYNQPGREYLSETQKTYDLIVVDAYRKDRVPFQMTTREFASLVRSRLTQDGVMLANVIAAPEGEASRFYRSEYRTFDTVFPQTYAFRTSETDRVQNIEIVATKRSDRLSESELRSLSRKRDVGVNLSEEIRGYIHDVDANTSETPVLYDERAPVSRLLDPAISKKYVVEPSSASS from the coding sequence CTGCCTCTTCTTATCCAGAACAACACCAAGCGTGTACTCTTCATAGGTGGAGGTGGATTCACGGGTCCGAAGGCGTTCGTCTCGACCTATGACGACATACAGGTCGACGTCGTTGAGATAGATCCCGCTGTGATACGGACGGCGAAGACATACTTCGGCGTGAACGATTCCGACCGTCTAAATATCTATAACCAGCCCGGACGCGAGTACCTATCGGAGACCCAGAAGACATACGACCTGATAGTCGTTGACGCCTACAGGAAGGACAGGGTTCCGTTCCAGATGACGACACGTGAGTTCGCCTCACTCGTCAGGTCGAGGCTCACCCAAGATGGCGTGATGCTCGCTAACGTGATAGCCGCCCCCGAAGGAGAGGCGTCGAGGTTCTACAGGTCGGAGTACAGGACATTCGACACTGTCTTCCCTCAGACCTACGCATTCAGAACCTCGGAGACTGACAGGGTTCAGAATATCGAGATAGTAGCTACGAAGAGATCCGACCGTCTCTCGGAGTCGGAGCTACGTAGTCTGAGCCGAAAAAGAGACGTCGGAGTAAACCTGAGTGAAGAGATAAGGGGGTACATCCACGACGTCGACGCCAACACCTCAGAGACTCCTGTACTCTACGACGAACGTGCCCCAGTGAGCCGTCTCCTCGATCCCGCTATAAGCAAGAAGTACGTCGTCGAACCGTCGTCGGCGTCTTCTTAG